From a region of the Desulfomonilia bacterium genome:
- a CDS encoding pitrilysin family protein — protein sequence MTAYMDPKKNGFMATLIILILFSVNGYLQAADMPNVERFVLDNGMTFLLVPRDSSSVSFDVKVRVGSIDEQTGKTGLSHMLEHMMFKGTRTIGTKDYHREKSLLDKMDIVAEKMKTAAPEKNALLKKEMASLINEASALQVPGELDRLYSLAGGVGLNAYTSADLTSYHVSLPKGRIEFWAAIESDRMRNPVFREFYTEKEVVLKERAQRTDLSDSNALFEKFLLHAFEASPYRNPIIGFRNDIEGLTTKDLEDYYFSHYIPGNMVVSIVGGFDPAETKKLLKKYFSGIQNRKTDETIVQDEPERRAQIKVKLSSKEQPNMIIGVQKPKLPAIEDTCFDVINQVLTGGETSRLIKALVKKGLASGVSSYNGLPGSRLDNLFIISVDPVSPHTNKEIEEVIWKEIELLNKDGITKEELDQTVRSLRKSVLSSLETDAGAASVLTTYEMLAGDWKYIFKNLDALQTLTPEQVRQCCAKYLVREKATTAYLEE from the coding sequence ATGACAGCTTATATGGATCCAAAAAAGAACGGGTTCATGGCAACCCTCATTATCCTGATCCTCTTTTCCGTTAACGGATATTTGCAGGCAGCCGACATGCCCAATGTCGAAAGGTTTGTCCTTGATAACGGCATGACCTTTCTTCTCGTACCCAGAGATTCCAGCTCGGTTTCCTTCGACGTGAAGGTCAGGGTCGGCAGCATAGACGAGCAGACCGGCAAGACCGGGCTTTCCCACATGCTGGAGCATATGATGTTCAAGGGGACCCGGACCATCGGCACGAAAGACTACCACAGGGAAAAAAGCCTTCTGGATAAGATGGATATCGTTGCGGAAAAGATGAAAACGGCTGCGCCCGAAAAGAACGCACTATTAAAGAAGGAGATGGCTTCTCTGATAAATGAGGCCTCTGCCCTGCAGGTGCCTGGTGAGCTCGACAGGCTGTACTCTCTTGCAGGCGGAGTCGGACTGAATGCGTACACCTCTGCAGACCTGACCTCGTATCACGTGAGCCTGCCGAAAGGCAGAATCGAGTTCTGGGCCGCAATCGAGAGCGACAGAATGCGCAACCCCGTATTCAGGGAATTCTATACGGAAAAGGAGGTTGTTCTGAAAGAGCGCGCACAGAGAACGGACCTGTCCGACAGTAACGCCCTTTTCGAAAAGTTTCTCCTGCATGCTTTCGAGGCTTCGCCGTACAGGAACCCCATCATCGGTTTCAGAAACGACATCGAAGGCCTGACTACAAAAGACCTAGAGGATTACTATTTCTCGCATTATATCCCAGGGAATATGGTGGTGTCCATTGTAGGGGGCTTCGACCCTGCTGAAACAAAAAAGCTTCTGAAAAAGTACTTCAGCGGGATTCAAAATCGAAAAACAGACGAAACAATCGTGCAGGATGAACCCGAACGCAGGGCTCAAATAAAGGTTAAGCTCTCTTCAAAGGAGCAGCCGAACATGATCATCGGCGTACAGAAACCCAAACTTCCTGCAATTGAAGATACATGCTTCGACGTAATCAATCAGGTCCTTACCGGCGGCGAAACGTCAAGGCTTATCAAAGCGCTAGTCAAGAAGGGTCTTGCATCCGGTGTCAGCTCATACAACGGCCTGCCCGGCAGCAGGCTTGACAACCTGTTCATCATATCCGTGGACCCGGTGAGCCCGCACACGAACAAGGAGATCGAGGAAGTGATATGGAAGGAGATCGAGCTTCTAAACAAGGACGGCATCACAAAAGAAGAGCTGGACCAGACCGTAAGGAGCCTGAGAAAATCCGTCCTTTCGTCGCTAGAAACCGATGCGGGCGCGGCGTCCGTACTGACCACATATGAGATGCTTGCCGGAGACTGGAAATATATATTCAAAAACCTCGACGCCCTTCAAACGCTTACCCCCGAGCAGGTCAGGCAATGCTGCGCAAAATACCTTGTGAGGGAAAAAGCGACCACGGCATATCTGGAGGAATGA
- a CDS encoding CaiB/BaiF CoA-transferase family protein, producing the protein MFEQKVKTSVKQGPLSHIKILDFSYLIPGPYGTMILSDLGADIIKVENSENPDIVRLYPPYVDGISAVYAHLNRGKKSLSLNLKKKEAREIIFKLISEYDVVIEQFRPGTMDRLGLGYEALSKINPSLIYCSLSGYGQTGSFSGRAGHDINYMALSGVESISGRRDTGPVLTGIQIADIASGSKNVIIGVLAACINRMNTGKGDYIDVSITDGVFSMSLFTIAGHLAGAVEPQREDFLSGGALYDFYPTSDGKYLSVGPIEEKFFKVFCETIGRPDLIESGILNWNAKECVRNIIAEKPLAYWREKFMACDACVEPVYSVGEAIANPPLSERDMVVEVSTGKGGKVRQIGNPIKFKSGHYYAPACGVTLGYHNHEILTHLGLTEKEIKDLEMINAVGKV; encoded by the coding sequence ATGTTTGAACAAAAGGTTAAAACTTCGGTAAAACAAGGACCCTTGTCCCATATCAAGATCCTCGACTTCTCATACCTGATCCCCGGGCCGTACGGAACAATGATCCTTTCCGATCTCGGCGCGGACATCATAAAGGTGGAGAACAGCGAGAACCCCGATATAGTGCGGCTTTACCCCCCGTATGTGGACGGAATAAGCGCCGTATACGCTCACCTCAACCGCGGAAAAAAATCCCTCTCGCTGAACCTCAAGAAAAAAGAAGCTCGTGAGATAATATTTAAGCTTATATCCGAATACGATGTCGTCATCGAGCAGTTCCGGCCCGGTACCATGGACAGGCTGGGGCTCGGCTACGAAGCTCTTTCAAAGATCAACCCGTCTCTCATCTACTGCTCCCTAAGCGGATACGGCCAGACCGGATCGTTTTCAGGCCGGGCCGGCCATGACATAAACTATATGGCACTCTCAGGCGTCGAGTCCATATCCGGACGCAGGGATACAGGGCCGGTGCTGACGGGTATACAGATCGCTGACATCGCCAGCGGATCGAAGAACGTTATCATAGGGGTGCTGGCTGCCTGCATCAACCGCATGAATACGGGAAAGGGCGACTATATCGACGTGTCCATCACGGACGGCGTTTTCTCCATGTCGCTCTTCACCATAGCCGGACATCTGGCCGGTGCCGTCGAGCCGCAGCGGGAAGACTTCCTTAGCGGAGGCGCCCTGTATGACTTCTATCCCACATCGGACGGAAAATATCTTTCCGTAGGACCCATTGAGGAAAAGTTCTTCAAGGTGTTCTGTGAGACCATAGGCCGTCCCGACTTAATCGAGAGCGGGATTCTCAACTGGAACGCAAAGGAGTGCGTTCGGAATATCATCGCGGAGAAGCCCCTGGCATACTGGCGCGAAAAATTCATGGCATGCGATGCATGCGTCGAGCCGGTCTACTCAGTTGGTGAGGCGATAGCAAACCCGCCTCTGTCCGAAAGGGACATGGTAGTTGAAGTGTCAACCGGCAAAGGCGGCAAAGTCAGGCAGATAGGAAATCCAATAAAATTTAAATCAGGCCATTATTATGCCCCGGCCTGCGGAGTGACCCTCGGGTATCATAACCACGAAATTCTAACGCACCTTGGATTAACCGAAAAAGAGATAAAGGACCTCGAGATGATAAATGCAGTGGGCAAAGTATAA
- a CDS encoding GntR family transcriptional regulator codes for MNFRISDSLPNQITRYLTEQIVRGHIKPGEWIREAHIAKALGVSRIPIREALQSLQKNRLVELIPRQGARVTPLSKQYIRWLYEILQVLYSLILRQVILNSDEDRIRRLDAALEKIESLSPDRDEDAYYDMRFEYAMICLEVNDNQLIKEIIMDLVPSIMRVQHMALRQRVINIEGTLTHLRKINDSIKKRNVKQGVKAVSELLASDMEFALNIIQD; via the coding sequence ATGAATTTTCGAATATCGGACAGTCTTCCTAATCAAATAACAAGGTATCTGACCGAGCAGATCGTCAGGGGGCATATCAAACCTGGTGAATGGATACGGGAAGCGCATATTGCAAAGGCCCTGGGTGTAAGCCGTATCCCGATCAGGGAAGCCTTGCAATCCCTTCAGAAAAACAGACTGGTCGAGCTTATTCCCCGCCAGGGAGCACGGGTCACCCCGCTCTCCAAACAGTACATACGATGGCTCTATGAAATTCTGCAGGTGCTGTACTCCCTTATCCTGCGACAGGTTATACTCAATTCCGACGAGGATCGGATCAGAAGGCTTGACGCCGCACTAGAAAAGATAGAAAGCCTGTCACCTGACAGGGACGAAGACGCCTATTACGATATGCGATTTGAGTATGCAATGATCTGCCTCGAGGTTAACGACAACCAGCTCATTAAGGAAATCATCATGGATCTGGTGCCCAGCATTATGAGGGTGCAGCATATGGCATTGAGGCAGAGGGTTATCAATATTGAAGGAACGCTCACGCATCTGCGTAAAATCAACGACTCCATAAAGAAAAGAAATGTTAAGCAGGGAGTTAAGGCTGTCAGCGAACTGCTGGCAAGCGACATGGAATTTGCCCTTAACATCATACAGGATTAG
- a CDS encoding AMP-binding protein, with the protein MNDAYSKKPWISSYDKEVPESLEYPDVSYQDFIRDAFDKMPDRAALHYMGRMFSYRELDNLSNRFAHFLEEEGSAPGNFIAVHTPNIPACYISLVGIEKAGCIYQGVSPLLTPEELEYQLNDSGAKIIVTLDLLFSRVAAVAVKTSIKTIVVTSIADYLPLFKKIPGLLMKKIPTAPVSDMPGIRVERFTKSIQGKPENFVNRKADPSSPCVMVYTGGTTGNPKGALLSHKNLVRHIIQNQVWYGFRKGGETLICPYPMFHMAGCFITMTSIALGCTYVMVPNPRDMEFMVSAIRRYNPSAILAVPTIYLEMMKLPEFRNANFKGIKYFISGSAPFPAENIKEFETLTGGKLIETYGLTETTTCIAAPPFNGVKKVGSVGIPFMDTGVKIVDPDTGEPVPMGEPGEITVSGPQVFSGYHNQPEETANVLKDGWFRTGDVGIMDDQGYLSIVDRIKDMVNVSGFKVFTRVVDEVLVEHPDIAMAATVGLPDEKRPGSEIVASAVVLKPGVKGSDQLKTDILSYLQKRLAPYKIPKKIEFFDQLPLSNVGKVLKKDLRKVLGG; encoded by the coding sequence ATGAATGACGCTTACTCGAAAAAACCATGGATTTCTTCCTACGACAAAGAGGTTCCGGAATCTCTGGAGTATCCGGACGTGTCCTATCAGGATTTCATAAGGGATGCATTTGATAAGATGCCAGACAGGGCCGCTCTTCACTATATGGGGAGAATGTTCAGTTATCGGGAGTTGGACAACCTGTCAAACAGGTTCGCTCATTTTCTTGAGGAAGAAGGCTCGGCCCCAGGTAACTTCATTGCCGTCCACACGCCCAACATCCCTGCCTGCTATATCTCACTCGTGGGTATCGAGAAAGCCGGGTGTATATATCAGGGTGTAAGTCCTCTCCTGACTCCGGAGGAACTTGAATACCAGCTGAACGATTCCGGCGCCAAGATCATTGTCACCCTCGACCTCCTTTTTTCCAGGGTTGCAGCCGTTGCCGTTAAAACTTCAATCAAAACAATCGTGGTTACCTCCATTGCCGATTATCTCCCGCTTTTCAAGAAGATACCCGGTTTGCTGATGAAAAAAATCCCGACAGCACCGGTTTCTGATATGCCGGGGATTCGTGTGGAACGCTTCACGAAATCCATTCAGGGGAAACCGGAGAATTTTGTAAACAGGAAGGCCGATCCGTCAAGCCCATGCGTAATGGTATACACCGGTGGCACTACCGGCAATCCGAAGGGGGCCCTGCTGTCCCACAAAAACCTTGTCAGGCACATTATCCAGAACCAGGTCTGGTACGGTTTCAGGAAAGGCGGAGAGACACTCATCTGCCCGTACCCCATGTTCCATATGGCAGGGTGCTTTATTACCATGACGAGCATTGCTCTGGGATGCACGTATGTCATGGTGCCGAACCCGCGCGACATGGAGTTCATGGTAAGCGCTATCCGGCGTTACAATCCCTCCGCCATTCTCGCAGTGCCGACCATATACCTTGAAATGATGAAACTCCCGGAGTTCAGGAATGCCAATTTTAAGGGGATAAAATATTTTATCAGCGGCTCGGCGCCTTTCCCGGCCGAGAATATAAAGGAGTTCGAAACGCTCACCGGCGGCAAGCTGATCGAGACATACGGCCTGACCGAAACCACGACGTGTATCGCCGCTCCCCCCTTCAACGGGGTGAAAAAGGTTGGCTCTGTCGGAATCCCTTTCATGGACACCGGAGTGAAGATTGTCGACCCCGATACGGGCGAACCGGTTCCCATGGGCGAACCAGGCGAGATCACGGTCTCCGGTCCTCAGGTATTTTCAGGCTATCACAACCAGCCAGAGGAGACGGCGAATGTGCTCAAAGACGGCTGGTTCCGCACCGGAGATGTAGGAATCATGGATGATCAAGGGTATCTCTCCATAGTGGACCGGATCAAGGACATGGTAAATGTTTCCGGCTTCAAGGTATTCACCCGAGTTGTGGACGAAGTGCTTGTTGAACATCCGGATATCGCAATGGCGGCCACCGTCGGGCTGCCCGATGAAAAGAGACCGGGCTCGGAGATCGTGGCCTCCGCCGTTGTCCTCAAACCCGGTGTGAAAGGAAGCGATCAACTCAAGACAGATATATTATCATATTTGCAGAAGAGGCTTGCGCCATACAAGATACCTAAAAAGATAGAGTTCTTTGACCAGCTTCCGCTCAGCAATGTGGGCAAGGTCCTGAAGAAAGACCTCAGAAAGGTGTTGGGCGGATGA
- a CDS encoding long-chain fatty acid--CoA ligase, with protein sequence MTMTKPFEEFILTDLMDRYAASDPHRAIIKYKREKGGAYEDLSWQDLKELVTCCAAGFVKLGLEPGDKVCILSYNRLEWIIADLGIMAACGVNVPIYHTNTPEQCAYIINDSDAGIVIVENREQLDKIKNAFPDQRQRPKIIIIDGEAEGDVISFAALLETGRSSLAEVSDVIAERRKRVKPGDLATIVYTSGTTGPPKGCMMSHLNISHVLNSIDRLIRIDNRKSLCLLVLPLSHFYPRVSGYYYNIFRNVPLALAETIDTLAQNMAEVRPTYFCAVPRIFEKMHARIVGTASNGPLIKRLIFNMAIMTGKSRSRRLNAHKPLPLWLGLAWKAADSLVFGKIRNGLGGRLQFAVSAGAPLSAEIGEFVHSIGIQVIEFYGLSETIGGTMTTFEECRYGTVGKAMPGFEVELAPDGEILIRGNNFLGYHNKPDLTEDSMRDGWFLTGDVGKWDEDGFLVITDRKKDLIITSGGKNISPQNIENSLKTSSFIEQAAVIGDNRNYLTALIVPAFPELKKWAAGHGIETDSRRNLLAMPEVKALFEDEVRKSTEHLGRVEKIKKFTLLDKEWSQETDELTPTLKLKRNVINKRYEKEIENMYSD encoded by the coding sequence ATGACAATGACAAAACCATTTGAAGAGTTCATCCTTACGGATCTTATGGATCGCTATGCAGCTTCAGACCCTCACAGGGCAATCATCAAGTATAAACGGGAAAAAGGCGGGGCTTATGAAGACCTCAGCTGGCAAGACCTGAAGGAACTGGTGACATGCTGTGCCGCAGGCTTCGTGAAACTAGGTCTTGAGCCCGGTGATAAGGTATGTATCCTGTCCTATAACAGGCTGGAATGGATAATAGCAGACCTCGGCATCATGGCGGCGTGCGGGGTCAACGTGCCCATCTACCATACCAACACGCCGGAACAGTGCGCTTATATCATAAACGACTCCGATGCCGGTATAGTGATCGTGGAGAACAGGGAGCAACTAGATAAGATCAAAAACGCGTTTCCCGACCAGAGACAAAGACCGAAGATAATCATTATCGACGGTGAAGCAGAGGGAGATGTCATATCATTCGCGGCCCTGCTGGAAACCGGACGCTCTTCTCTGGCAGAGGTCTCGGATGTCATTGCCGAGAGGCGCAAACGTGTGAAGCCGGGCGACCTGGCCACAATCGTATACACCTCGGGGACTACCGGCCCGCCCAAGGGCTGCATGATGAGCCACCTGAACATCAGTCATGTACTTAACTCCATAGACCGGCTCATAAGGATCGATAACCGGAAGAGTCTGTGCCTGCTGGTCCTTCCCCTTTCACACTTCTACCCCCGCGTGTCCGGCTACTATTATAATATCTTCCGGAATGTACCGCTGGCCCTGGCCGAGACCATTGATACCCTGGCCCAGAATATGGCGGAGGTAAGGCCGACATATTTCTGCGCCGTGCCCAGGATTTTCGAAAAGATGCATGCCAGGATCGTCGGGACAGCCTCGAACGGACCGTTAATAAAACGCCTTATCTTCAATATGGCAATCATGACTGGAAAGAGCCGGAGCAGGCGTCTCAATGCACACAAGCCGCTTCCCCTGTGGCTCGGCCTCGCATGGAAGGCCGCTGACTCCCTCGTATTCGGAAAAATCCGCAACGGCCTTGGCGGCCGTCTCCAGTTCGCAGTCTCTGCCGGTGCGCCGTTATCCGCCGAGATAGGTGAGTTCGTGCATAGTATCGGAATTCAGGTAATAGAGTTCTATGGTCTCAGCGAGACAATCGGCGGCACAATGACCACCTTTGAAGAATGCCGTTACGGGACTGTGGGCAAGGCCATGCCAGGATTCGAAGTGGAACTTGCGCCCGATGGAGAAATCCTTATCCGGGGGAACAACTTCCTTGGCTACCACAACAAGCCTGACCTGACGGAGGATTCCATGCGGGACGGGTGGTTCCTCACCGGGGACGTCGGCAAATGGGATGAGGACGGTTTTCTTGTCATTACGGACAGGAAAAAGGACCTCATCATCACATCCGGAGGCAAAAACATCTCACCGCAGAATATAGAAAACAGCTTGAAGACGTCTTCTTTTATCGAACAGGCTGCAGTCATCGGTGACAACCGCAACTATCTGACCGCACTCATTGTACCGGCATTCCCGGAATTGAAAAAATGGGCCGCCGGGCATGGAATCGAAACGGATTCGAGGAGGAATCTCCTTGCCATGCCCGAAGTGAAGGCGCTCTTTGAGGATGAGGTCAGAAAGAGCACGGAACATCTGGGCAGGGTCGAGAAAATCAAGAAGTTCACGCTCCTCGATAAAGAATGGTCCCAGGAAACGGATGAGCTGACGCCTACGCTCAAACTCAAACGCAATGTCATCAACAAGAGGTATGAGAAAGAGATAGAAAACATGTATTCGGACTGA
- a CDS encoding 2-hydroxyacyl-CoA dehydratase family protein: MEKSSKSKKRLNTAKELPLIIAEYYQECHEAKKEGRPVGWMPPMNGGIELFYAMGLQPVFPENWSPVCAAFGLTHKNFEVCEGMGYSRDLCGYLRNIIGYVHGMMGGPDNPLGGLPEPDIILPPQGGCSPVMKIFQALMRRFPQARTFYADMPQVAIENIRDHHMNYAVFEMKRLVNFLEEVTGRKLDYDRLKEVVRLSDKACELWDEIMSYRRFIPTPISASEIGIMFVMVTRQGTQTAVDYLTRVRDELKERAEQKVGILENEKVRLFWDNIPLWYNMGLFNYFEKMGGVVVAETYSAAWSLRLDADNPMETLARKTLTSYPLVSCVSIKKRKEMVLKACREYAIDGAILHRNKSCVPITLGQMDIKRELEEMDIPALIIDADHMDDRNFSTAQFQTRADAFMEMLLSRKGYSL; encoded by the coding sequence ATGGAGAAGAGTTCAAAATCAAAGAAAAGACTGAACACGGCTAAGGAGCTTCCACTTATTATTGCTGAATACTACCAGGAGTGTCATGAGGCGAAGAAGGAAGGCAGGCCTGTAGGGTGGATGCCCCCGATGAACGGCGGTATCGAGCTGTTCTATGCCATGGGATTGCAGCCCGTCTTTCCGGAAAACTGGTCCCCCGTCTGCGCCGCATTCGGACTTACCCACAAAAACTTCGAGGTCTGCGAGGGCATGGGCTACTCGCGTGACCTGTGCGGATATCTCAGGAACATAATCGGCTATGTTCACGGCATGATGGGAGGGCCGGACAACCCCCTTGGCGGCCTGCCAGAGCCGGACATAATACTGCCGCCGCAGGGCGGATGCTCACCGGTCATGAAAATCTTTCAGGCCCTCATGAGGAGATTCCCTCAGGCACGGACCTTCTATGCCGACATGCCTCAGGTCGCCATCGAGAACATCAGGGACCACCATATGAATTATGCCGTTTTCGAAATGAAGCGGCTTGTGAATTTCCTCGAAGAAGTAACCGGCCGGAAACTCGACTATGACAGGCTAAAGGAAGTCGTGAGGCTTTCGGACAAGGCCTGTGAGCTCTGGGACGAGATCATGAGCTACCGGCGTTTCATCCCCACTCCGATCTCGGCCTCGGAGATAGGCATCATGTTCGTTATGGTGACACGGCAGGGTACGCAGACGGCAGTCGACTACCTGACCCGTGTAAGAGACGAATTGAAAGAGAGAGCAGAACAAAAAGTTGGTATACTTGAAAACGAAAAGGTCAGGCTATTCTGGGACAATATCCCGCTGTGGTACAATATGGGACTCTTCAACTACTTCGAGAAGATGGGAGGGGTGGTTGTGGCAGAGACATATTCCGCTGCATGGTCGCTGCGTCTCGATGCGGACAATCCGATGGAAACCCTGGCCCGTAAGACCCTGACCTCCTACCCGCTCGTATCCTGCGTGTCAATCAAGAAACGCAAGGAAATGGTCCTGAAGGCCTGCCGAGAGTATGCAATCGACGGGGCAATACTCCACAGGAACAAGTCATGCGTGCCGATAACTCTGGGCCAGATGGACATCAAACGGGAGCTTGAAGAGATGGACATTCCTGCGCTCATCATCGATGCCGACCATATGGACGACAGGAACTTCTCCACCGCACAGTTCCAGACACGTGCAGACGCATTTATGGAAATGCTGCTTTCTCGAAAGGGGTATTCGCTATGA
- a CDS encoding 2-hydroxyacyl-CoA dehydratase family protein, giving the protein MISDLARPFDEIVRNMDQELQTLASEGKRLIGYFCTYTPVELIHASGFIPVRILGDAGTVEKAYTLTPDFICPYLRKAVEKGLNGSYKCLDGLVQGYTCDAACGVANIWEANMGADPFHILPLPYVDQDESRSFLRSGLEDLAEILKRAGGDFSQERLADSLDIYGRIRTLMSELYEIRYEHRLPLSAEDFLTIVQAGFITAPERYLSMLHDLIDALPETCDPGEGVPILVSGSLIEETKVLRIIEESGGRVVADDLCTGMRNFVPAYGHGSDPMDQLIDRFMNRFPCPSRSSAEYRLPRLLDLMKHSKACAMVFVFQKYCTPHLSDYPFLNDALKDKGIPSIMVELDETGIMEGQLKTRLESFFEMIGW; this is encoded by the coding sequence ATGATATCCGATCTGGCAAGACCCTTTGATGAGATTGTCCGGAACATGGATCAGGAGTTGCAAACCCTTGCATCCGAAGGAAAGAGGCTCATCGGCTATTTCTGTACCTACACCCCGGTGGAATTAATTCACGCCTCCGGATTCATTCCTGTAAGGATCCTTGGTGATGCGGGAACCGTTGAAAAGGCATATACGCTTACACCGGATTTTATTTGCCCTTATCTGAGAAAGGCTGTGGAAAAGGGATTGAACGGCTCCTACAAATGTCTGGATGGCCTCGTCCAGGGATATACCTGCGACGCAGCCTGCGGGGTGGCCAATATCTGGGAGGCAAATATGGGAGCCGATCCTTTCCATATACTTCCGCTTCCCTATGTGGACCAGGATGAGTCGAGATCATTTCTCAGGTCAGGACTCGAGGATCTTGCAGAGATTCTCAAACGTGCGGGCGGTGATTTTTCTCAAGAGCGTCTCGCTGATTCTCTTGATATATACGGGAGAATCCGGACACTCATGTCCGAACTCTATGAGATCCGCTATGAGCACAGGCTTCCTCTCAGCGCGGAAGATTTCCTGACCATAGTACAGGCGGGGTTCATAACGGCTCCTGAGCGGTATCTCTCCATGCTTCATGATCTGATCGACGCGCTGCCTGAAACATGCGATCCAGGTGAAGGCGTACCAATTCTCGTTTCCGGCAGCCTTATCGAAGAAACCAAAGTTCTCAGGATTATCGAAGAATCCGGAGGCAGGGTTGTGGCGGATGATCTCTGCACGGGGATGCGGAATTTTGTCCCGGCGTACGGGCATGGAAGCGACCCCATGGATCAGCTTATCGACCGGTTCATGAACCGTTTTCCTTGTCCGTCCCGTTCAAGCGCGGAATACAGGCTCCCCAGGCTGCTCGATCTGATGAAACACTCAAAAGCGTGCGCGATGGTTTTTGTCTTCCAGAAATACTGTACTCCGCATCTGAGTGATTATCCGTTCCTGAACGACGCACTTAAGGACAAGGGGATTCCCTCCATCATGGTGGAACTGGATGAAACAGGGATCATGGAAGGTCAATTAAAGACAAGGCTCGAAAGTTTCTTCGAAATGATCGGATGGTGA
- a CDS encoding pitrilysin family protein: protein MKKAVFIISAVLIISGCATTADPGFLATKPADATPASPRFTDGVYRLDGTGVTHVMLLFPGGTLLDAKGREGTASLLCSSLVTGGAKGISPDEMDKLLDSLAIDISVSPQRDCTVASISFLPDVSDRAIGLFINALKSPRLDTSRVELVRGIMKDGIIRKDDEAIEQAFSLYKKHYYRDDPRAGEPTVKSVDAITKDDMLRVHREIFGSKPLIGIIGDLDEKNTALLKSTFTGDFSVSTLTYPPNPDYGIFTGKANQKQCVLLMIHKAPAMKDPSYASSVVADLIIGSGGFNSMLVKEVRTKAGLAYSANSFYQASLLWGAFGVIVITESKDLQKVKDAVALTFEQAETGITDELLNWAKTTIINRAATEYNTPGGIISHSMGYVFQGIPSDFDKKFLADIAGLTLPDVRKAASSLVKGPWVEVVINPPETPKNK, encoded by the coding sequence ATGAAAAAGGCCGTATTCATTATTTCAGCCGTTCTTATTATATCAGGATGCGCAACAACGGCGGACCCGGGATTTCTTGCGACAAAACCGGCCGATGCCACACCTGCTTCCCCAAGGTTTACAGACGGCGTATACAGGCTTGACGGCACAGGCGTTACTCACGTCATGCTGCTTTTCCCCGGCGGTACACTTCTGGATGCAAAAGGCCGAGAAGGAACCGCATCACTTCTTTGCTCGTCGCTTGTAACAGGCGGTGCCAAAGGCATAAGCCCCGACGAGATGGACAAACTGCTCGACTCACTCGCCATCGACATATCCGTCTCGCCGCAGAGGGACTGTACCGTTGCCAGCATCTCCTTCCTGCCTGACGTTTCGGACAGGGCGATAGGACTGTTCATCAATGCATTGAAATCGCCCCGGCTGGATACATCCAGGGTGGAGCTCGTACGCGGCATAATGAAAGACGGCATCATCCGCAAGGATGACGAAGCCATCGAACAGGCTTTTTCCCTGTACAAAAAGCACTATTACAGGGACGACCCAAGGGCCGGAGAGCCCACGGTTAAAAGTGTGGACGCCATAACGAAGGACGACATGCTGAGAGTTCACAGGGAAATATTCGGATCAAAGCCTCTCATAGGCATAATCGGCGACCTCGACGAAAAGAACACGGCGCTCCTCAAAAGCACATTCACCGGGGATTTCTCGGTTTCAACGCTTACGTACCCGCCCAACCCCGATTACGGTATATTCACTGGCAAAGCCAACCAGAAACAGTGCGTGCTCCTCATGATACACAAGGCGCCCGCCATGAAGGATCCTTCCTATGCCTCTTCAGTCGTTGCCGATTTGATAATCGGCTCCGGCGGCTTCAACTCGATGCTGGTGAAGGAGGTCCGGACAAAGGCCGGGCTTGCCTACTCAGCAAACAGCTTTTATCAGGCATCGTTACTCTGGGGTGCGTTCGGCGTCATCGTCATCACCGAGTCCAAGGATTTGCAAAAGGTGAAGGATGCCGTCGCACTTACGTTCGAACAGGCGGAAACGGGCATAACGGACGAACTCCTGAACTGGGCGAAGACCACAATCATCAACAGGGCCGCAACGGAATACAACACGCCGGGCGGCATCATCTCTCATTCCATGGGCTATGTTTTCCAGGGGATTCCTTCTGATTTCGACAAAAAATTTCTGGCTGACATCGCCGGTCTCACCCTGCCCGATGTCCGGAAAGCGGCCTCGTCATTGGTGAAAGGACCTTGGGTCGAGGTGGTCATAAACCCTCCGGAGACACCGAAAAACAAATGA